The sequence below is a genomic window from Sebastes fasciatus isolate fSebFas1 chromosome 11, fSebFas1.pri, whole genome shotgun sequence.
AGGACGGTTTAATCCTGTAAGTACAAACTAACAGTATTACAGTAGCATGTTGGCTGCTAGCTGAGTGATGTTATGAAACTCTCCTGTGTCATTGTTATGAAAACTATTCTTCACATAATATGAATGAACTGTAGCATCATGTTCACCCTTTATAATCCTGTCTTCACACCTAAATAGTAACATTTCCTGCTCATTAATGCTACAAATTAACTGGTAAGAACAGTTGCTTCTTTCATGCAGAACCTCATTCAGAAAAACAGCAATTTAATACTCTATCGCTCACACTTAAGGGTTAATTCCCTTTGCAACATAAATTATTAGCCTTAATGATGCATTTGGATCTTCTGATAAATTCGGCATATATATAATTCATCTAAGAGTAGTGCAttcttttaaaattgtattatttttgtgtgtttagtttagttttaattgGCTTAATCTCCATAGTGCAGTTTAGTGAGAAAACATATTGTGGGAGTACTACTGCTGGATGATATCAGAATAAATAAGAGATCACAATAGTTCCTGAGTTATACCAGTTAAATACTAATTGCCATTATGTCTGTTTAATTTAAGTCAAGAGTCTAATTCTGTATATGTTAAAGAGTTACAGTAAAGTTAACATGTGGTCTACATTTAGGTCACTCTGAATGGAAAGCAATTTTTAATGATCCATACAACATCCAAAGCAGCCATTCATTCAACCGTTGACCTACTGCTGGACGATGATAAGAGAGCAGAGGAGTGGTATCTCTCATATCTCTCATCTCTGTCATTGACAGCTCTTCAGCTGGATGCTTATACAGTAGTTGTTGGTTTAAAGGGAGGGGTACGCCTGTGTGTTCGATAACAGAAGCTTGCTACTGTATTGTAGCCTTCGGGCTATAGTGATTAGGACACTCCCAtgcaatttaaaatgtaaaattggTGTGACTAATACAACAAATGGGAGTCAATAGGAACAATGAATGTGAATTATTGTCCACAAAAAGAGGAGTCACATCTCGGTGTCTTTGAGTTAACGGCTTGTTCTGGTATTGGGGAATGTTGCTCTGGTGCTGATTTATTTTggatactttattattacattgcTTTAACCCATACTTACTTTATTCTCTTTCAGTGTAGCAGAGGGGTCCTCTCTCCGTTTGAAGCAGAATAGAGACTAATGCTAAACttagggatttttttttttcctatccAGCCCGAAGGACTTCCCCCAGCTCCTGAACGATACATTCCTACGAGCAGCACGAGGAGAAGAAACTGAACATGTCCCTGTCTGGTGTATGAGACAGGCTGGGAGATACCTACCAGGTACCACGATCAGCGctgctttcttttctttcctgaaATACAGTTTTCTCTCCCTTACCAGACTTTCTTTGCATCATCGTCTTGTTTTTCTTTCGACACAATTAAATTTCTTTGAACGGTAGAATTTAGGACAAAACGTCATTAAGACATTTAAGACGTCATTAAGACATTAATGTTTTGTTGAATGTAATTTGCAGAGTTTCGTGAGACCAGAGCAGCGAAGGACTTCTTTGAGACATGTCGGACACCAGAGTCCTGCTGTGAGCTCACGCTGCAGGTATCAAACTTATTATGAAAGGTCTAATTTGAATGattagaaaatatgttttcagatGGTTAACCTCCAAGACAGCAGTGTTATATTAACAAGAATTTTCTCCTACATGCAAATACCCATTGCAAATTCAATTTGACTCATTTAATTACTGAAACAAAAttactgaaaaaaatattttgaatgaTCAGAAGCATTTCAAATATCAATAATATCTAATATATAGCAAAACCAAAATATATCCTAATGtgtgtttagttttgttttattttgtctaaAAATTCACATTTTCATCCAGTTAACTCATTTGCCACAATGTATGTTTATTACTTAATACCAGCTTGGACGAAGAacatgcaaataaccactaatttaaaacatttaattaattaattcacttTTAATATTCTTAATACTAGTACAGTAGTACATAAGTAGTGTTATATTGTATTGAGATGATAGTGTGAGGCTACCACTACAACACAATAAACAGAAAtcacaattacatttttatgttaccccttttcttttcttttttaaattgtcttccttttttccattttcagcCTCTGAGACGTTTTCCCTTCGATGCTGCCATCATCTTCTCTGACATCCTGGTTATCCCACAGGTAAGGCCATCAGGACCGGGCTCATTCATTAACATGTCAACTGAAGAATTTTCTGTGATATCGTGGAGATCTTTGGACAAATACATACGGTAACATTGAATCAAATTTCGcttattgttttagttttacgGCCCACAAATTTTAGTTTAGTGGACTTACTCTCATCGGGTGACCAGAAACACAAGTTCATTGTGACAGTAATGCTGCTCTAGGCAattgtttgctaacatgttatCCATAACTACTTTATTACAGTGATATGTGGTGATTGTGTATCTGTCAGCTTGTTGATGTTTTTCtggacaaaaaaatatgaatgcacCTTAAAGAGCATTTTACTGGGTTGTGTGCATATAAGCAGTCAGATTACCTGGTAATTACAGACAAAGTGACAtataatctgttcaaaatgtaacgcgttgttatcgcgttaactttgacagccctagtctttaCTTATGCTTTCGTTCATCTTCCTCCCTGCAGGCCATGGGTATGGATGTCCAGATGGTGGCAGGTAAAGGTCCCACATTCCCAGACCCCCTGAAGGAGCCAGAGGACCTGCAGCGTCTGCAGGCCAAAGTGGACGTGGACAAAGAGCTGGGCTACGTTTTCAAAGCCATCACGCTGACTCGACACAAGATAGAGGGCAAAGTGCCGCTCATAGGATTCACCGGAGCTCCGGTTAGAGACGTTTAACGATGTCAAGAAAAGCATGAAAATCAAAAGTATTGTTTCTTACTCTCCCCTCTTTGCTCTGTCCCTCCACAGTGGACGCTGATGTCCTATATGATAGAAGGCGGAGGCTCCAAGACCTTCTCTAAAGCGAAGCGTTGGCTGTACAGACACCCGAAGGCCAGCCACATGCTGCTGAGGATGCTGACAGATGTGATAGTGGAGTATCTGCTGGGACAGGTGGCAGCTGGAGCTCAGGTTACACCCCTTTACCTTCTAATCTCTGGACACATGTTAACAATGATTATGTTGCACCACTGCCATGAGACATGCAAATTCAATGTTAAGATGgcaacaaagacataaatactATTTGCTGATTGCAGCAGCTCCTACACACACGCTCCTTATGGAAACAAATCTGTGTCTCAGCATAAAATGCGGTTGAGGCAGCATTTTCTACCCCAAAAACAGTTAAGAACAGTCTGAGAGCACAAACCGGATTATTACATAAAGTCTAGACAATGTCACATCAGCAGAGTGCACCGCCGTTTTTACAGCGGTATTCAGTATTTGGGGCAGTAGAGAGTCTCTACTTCTACCTGGACAACCTCCTCTAGAGGTGTCAAGCATCCACTCTGCTGGTGTGACCTCTGATCTTCCGGCAGAGCAAAGTGAGAAAagagaatattatttatataaatatataaccaGCTTCATTTAGgtacaatggatcaaatgaatGTGCAATATGAAAGGAGCGACTTGTAGTGACGagcccacagagaattatcaccccgATGCTGCAGTTCCCTTCAGCTCTACTTAGTCTTTCAGTGTCCTTTAAGTGATTTTTGGTTTTCTGGCCTCTCTCCTGTTTGGTTCAGTCTTTTTCTAAATGCAGTAGACCACTTTTTTCAGCAAAGAAGCTCTGATAAACTCACTCTACATTACCTGTCCTgcaccaaacggcagacagacaaagttagcaactaagtggagaacatagtggagcatttagcagctaaagggCCAGATATtattctcaggagttggtggagaccaaaacagagctagaaGGAGCGTGAATATTAGACTTAAGGCCTTAACACACTGGGGATGCTTTGTTCGTACCATTAATTTGCACGTCAGTttattttttcgaactgttgtttttgcacAGAACGCGAATATTATGCGGCGAAAAAGCGATGTAATTTTTTCAGAACAaagttgatttttctgagcttttgcaccgcgaataaaggcatcaaccaatcgcGTTGTGCGGAACAGACATATTCAATACGTACACTATATtgtacaacaacacggagggtccgtagtccgaaccaagacaacaaactttaatacttctttcaactttgacaaaggcagagcataccagatccactccttctgtttttacctttcaaaataaaagccctagatatataCACTGAGTAACTGTGTTACCAGAggcaaattcactcagagcatttcgcTAAAAGGAAACTCAATAAAATAGCTTACAGTACTTTAGGTTATACAACAGTttacctcagacagactgccagacgctgctctgggtcaataggACCTCAGTAGTTGGTCCTCCGCCTGCACGAATCTATTCaaactttttatttaaaaagtgcaactgTCACAAATTTGCATCGCTTCCGACATGAATGCAAaatatttgcaggcgagtatttagcattttcgtgttgtttattcgtcacagCCTCGGTATGTAAAGGTCTTTACAGTCAATGCAAACACAACTctgaatgaatgctaatgttccTCCCAGTCTGCTGGATGTTTAAAttggcaactgtttgctaactgGCTCGCCGTATCAACTTAATAAGGCAATAAtatgttaatgttgtgtttacagtttgttttgctgcccccaagtggccaaaaaaaaatcagttattgcaggttttaaaaaaacaacactttaacctctgctgtatgtgtgttgttCAGGCTCTGCAGGTGTTTGAGTCCCACGCCGGCATTCTGGGGCCGGCCGAGTTTAAAGAGTTCTCTCTGCCTTACCTTCGAGACATCGCTCGCAGCGTCAAGGATAAACTCAAGGAGGCGGGAAAAGACATTCCCATGGTGAGAGACGGCCGCACACACAAGCGTAACTGTTGTACTAATTAATGATGTACACCTGCACATCATCTATAAACTGCAAACAAGTCAACTGTgataactatttatttattttcctgccGTATTCTGTTTGTTCTGATCTTATAATTACTTTCTATATTAGTTCCAATACCCTGTTCTATTCTTATCAGCACTCTGTTGCTTCGACAACACCGTTTCCCAGGAGGGATCATTAAAGATTCATCTGGTCTGTTTAGAAATAGCTGCTCTGCTTTAGGACCAGAAGATGGCAGCATTTCACCAAAAATGGTTCATGATGACTCCTGAAAAAGTTGCTTTGAAAAATCTACTCTTTACTTTTCTGTTCCAGATTGTGTTTGCTAAAGATGCTCACTACGGTCTAGAGGATCTGTCTCAGTCTCATTATGAGGTGGTTGGGCTGGACTGGACCATTGACCCACGATCAGcacggtaacacacacacacacacacacacacacacacacacacacacacattctcagaGCTATTTTGACTGTACTACTGATATCTTCTCTAATAACACTGTGAAAAGGCAGTTTCGGTTCGAAATTGACAACACGGcaacaaataaaatctaaatacaAACTGCACCTTCGAGCTTCAGTgttagtatatataatatatataagtatagtatagtatatataatcaGAATTTAATGTAAGATTTAAAGTGTTTAAAGAGATATCTCTGGAATGAGAGCAGAAATAGAAAAGGATCAGTGctagggctgccaatcgattaaaatagtcaaTCGTGAATAATCGCAACTTAAGCgcacagctgtcagtgtgctgacttgactatgacttgccccacactgcatgtgattatcattaagtgggcatgtctgtaagggggagactcgtgggtacccatagaacccatttacatccacatatcttaaggtcagaggtcaagggaccccttttgaaaatggccatgacagtttttcctcgccaaaatttagcacaagttaggagcgttattcaacctccttgctgacaagctagtatgacgtggttggtaccgatggatagtttcatatgataccagtatcttcactctagcgttaactttgacagccctaatcagtACATAAATCTCCTCGGTCAAAAGCAAATACAGCTTCAGCCTCAAAATCCACTGTCAAGAGGATcagactgcaaaaaaaaaaagagtagccTGAAGCTGAATACATCTCAGGGATGTAGCCGCCAGTCGCTGCGCTAATCATGAACCACACTGTCGTGTTTTCCAAGGAGCAGGTTAACCATTAGTGACCTCTCCCTCGTCCCTGTTTTGTCACCGGGTGCAGGATTTAAGTCAACAAACGTCCGTGTTTCCTGCTCTGCTCATCAAATACTTAACCTGTTGGTTAAAGGATTActctgtgtgtcctctgctgTGTCCTGTGCTGTGtcctgtgctgtgtgtgtgcgtatgtatgtgtgtattcagGGAGCGCACAGGAGGGAAGGTCAGCCTGCAAGGAAACATGGACCCTTGTGCTCTCTACGCTCCAAAGGTAACCCCCCACTCACACTTTACTTTAGACTCTCACATGGTCAGACACGTCACTTTTTCCTTCCTGTTTTTATCTTCTTGTTTTTCTCAAAACTATCTTTATTGACTTCTTTTTTGAAAATACAAAACGCCTCCTACCCATCCCCAGTAACACTACAGTCTCTGTGAAAGTGTAAGTGTGATATTAAATTGTGAGCAGGCGTGTATACTGTAACAGTTTGCATCTTATAGTTTGGGTTTGGACCAGAAGACATGTCTCTTCTTAGTTCTCTGCAGAGATGTCTATGTGGAGGTCATTCCTCCATACAGAGAGATAAAAGAGAGTTTTCTTTATAACCTGCTGATTTTTAACCTGCTGAGTTGTTCAATGAGGTTCCagagtagaaaacaaaacaggaaaggGAAATAACAGAAAGCCCTACTGCTACTCTTCACTTTTCTCAAGTTTCAGCTGCTATTTTCAGCCCCTCCTGCGTACATGCTGTGAATCCTATTTTTATCCCACAGTATTTCACTCCATATATTTCTACAGAATACAGTGAAGTGCTGTAATTCATTCTGACAAACttttgtttacacacacacacactgtcgaTTTATAACTCGTCACCAGAAGTTCCTAAAATTGTTCCTCCTCTGACCCAGTTTGAGCAAAGTATACTCAACTCAGATGCTCCGACTTATTCGAAATATTCTAAAGTTGAACCACGACTGAGCTAAAAtatctgcctcctcctcctcctcctcctcttcatcaggagCGCATTTCAGACATCGTGAAGAAGATGCTGGAGGGTTTCGGCACGAGGGGCTACATCGCCAACCTGGGCCACGGCCTTTACCCCGACATGGACCCGGAGAACGTGGGCGCCTTCGTCGAAGCCGTGCACAAACACTCGAAACAGATGGTCAAACAAATGTAAAGACGGATGTGTCTGTGTGAGGGAGTGTGTAAGCCAAAAAAGGATGATGGG
It includes:
- the urod gene encoding uroporphyrinogen decarboxylase, whose protein sequence is MSKDGLILPKDFPQLLNDTFLRAARGEETEHVPVWCMRQAGRYLPEFRETRAAKDFFETCRTPESCCELTLQPLRRFPFDAAIIFSDILVIPQAMGMDVQMVAGKGPTFPDPLKEPEDLQRLQAKVDVDKELGYVFKAITLTRHKIEGKVPLIGFTGAPWTLMSYMIEGGGSKTFSKAKRWLYRHPKASHMLLRMLTDVIVEYLLGQVAAGAQALQVFESHAGILGPAEFKEFSLPYLRDIARSVKDKLKEAGKDIPMIVFAKDAHYGLEDLSQSHYEVVGLDWTIDPRSARERTGGKVSLQGNMDPCALYAPKERISDIVKKMLEGFGTRGYIANLGHGLYPDMDPENVGAFVEAVHKHSKQMVKQM